A DNA window from Clupea harengus unplaced genomic scaffold, Ch_v2.0.2, whole genome shotgun sequence contains the following coding sequences:
- the nsmce1 gene encoding non-structural maintenance of chromosomes element 1 homolog gives MTRPMVDSHRRFLQTMMSNGIIDGSQAEALHKHCCEAAGVNYSQDRLDEFIEVINIHLQPMFMHIRKGMSEDDGLQYYALVNLAETDVTRMSSDYADNELELFRKIMDLVAESENGTASSTDILNCGDALLSKKLKKKETEQVLNKFVQNKWLTEKHGEYSLSTRCIMEMEQYMRTLYQDLIKNCHVCDIIAFQCQMCENPDCGIRMHLPCVARYFRGRSDPHCPACNEFWPHEIPEIHRPLASQSQPSSAKENTAPRSTPSTSQTRRSSRRL, from the exons ATGACGCGGCCAATGGTAGACAGTCACCGCAGGTTCCTACAAACGATGATGAGCAATGGCATTATTGATGGCTCCCAGGCTGAGGCATTGCATAAGCACTGTTGTGAAGCTGCTGGTG TCAACTATAGCCAGGACAGACTGGATGAGTTCATAGAAGTTATCAACATACACCTGCAACCCATGTTCATGCATATCAGGAAGGGAATGTCTGAAGACGATGGCCTTCAGTATTATGCTTTG GTAAATTTAGCTGAGACGGACGTGACCCGAATGTCTTCTGATTATGCCGACAATGAGCTGGAGCTGTTCAGGAAAATA ATGGATTTGGTTGCGGAGTCTGAGAATGGAACGGCCTCGTCCACTGATATTTTGAACTGTGGTGATGCTCTCCTTTcgaaaaaactaaagaaaaagGAGACGGAACAAGTTTTAAATAAGTTTGTCCAAAATAAGTGGTTGACTGAG AAACATGGAGAATATTCACTGAGCACTCGGTGTATTATGGAGATGGAACAGTACATGCGTACCTTATACCAGGATCTCATCAAAAACTGTCATGTATGCGATATCATAGCCTTCCAG TGCCAGATGTGTGAGAACCCAGACTGTGGGATCAGGATGCACTTGCCCTGTGTGGCCCGCTACTTCAGGGGCCGCAGCGACCCCCACTGCCCCGCCTGCAACGAGTTCTGGCCACACGAGATCCCAG AAATCCACAGGCCTCTGGCCTCTCAAAGTCAGCCCTCGTCTGCAAAGGAGAACACTGCGCCCAGATCCACACCCTCGACCTCCCAGACCCGCAGGTCCAGCAGGCGATTATAG